A region from the Triticum urartu cultivar G1812 chromosome 1, Tu2.1, whole genome shotgun sequence genome encodes:
- the LOC125516895 gene encoding isoamylase 2, chloroplastic, whose translation MASLLAPPASTRGILPPRRPAPRAAQTPRAGRSCYRFRTDDDGVVDVAVAAGEGGGYTVGVEVPPLPGAPRRGGGLVLRPAGSAEAVPLDGACPAAELSFRAAPAPFSLSFLLTDGEGAEIRTHRSTPFCVPVGVGPGSPAPLGLSLSEGGAANFALYSRSAKGVVLCLYGRGGGGGGKPALEIELDPYVNRTGHVWHVSLKSVEGYGSYGFRCGLFGMGHPLLDPYAKVIGDLVAANPLHVKGVTAPSMSCLGSLAIPPSYNWGRDKRPCLPLEKLVVYRANVALFTKDKSSGLPDNVAGTFSGVTAKIEHFRSLGFNAVLLEPVFQFDQVKGPYFPYHFFSPMDSYGGEGSSASAITAMKDMVKAMHRNGIEVLLEVVFTHTAEGEADGQMISISGIDNSSYYIADEIAGCKSSILNCNSPVTQNLILDSLRHWVIDFHVDGFCFINAPFLVRGPRGEYLSRPPLLESIAFDPVLSKTKIIADPWSPLGISNVQFPFPHWKRWAEMNTRFSIDVRNFLKGEALISDLATRLCGSGDLFSNRGPAFSFNYVSRNSGLTLVDLVSFSNGDLASESSWNCGEEGPSEDSVVLQKRLRQIRNFIFILFVSLGIPILNMGDECGHSSAGSTSYKDRVPLNWKALKTSFVKEVTGFISFLAALRSRRGDIFQRREFLKLENISWHGNNLSEPRWEDPTSKFLCMHIIAENDVNTPELTKGDLYICFNANEEPASATLPAPAEGSVWLRLVDTSLALPGFFTAESNLKVHQVLGYSSYEVKAHSCVLFESKRDLPQFL comes from the coding sequence ATGGCctccctcctcgcgccgcccGCCTCCACGCGCGGCATCCTGCCACCCCGTCGCCCGGCCCCGCGCGCCGCCCAGACCCCCCGCGCCGGGCGCTCGTGCTACCGCTTCCGCACCGACGACGACGGCGTCGTGGACGTGGCCGTCGCCGCGGGGGAGGGCGGCGGGTACACGGTCGGTGTCGAGGTCCCGCCCCTCCCGGGCGCGCCCCGGCGGGGGGGCGGGCTGGTGCTCCGCCCCGCGGGCTCCGCCGAGGCCGTCCCGCTGGACGGCGCCTGCCCCGCGGCCGAGCTCTCCTTCCGCGCGGCCCCCGCGCCGTTCAGCCTCTCGTTCCTGCTCACGGACGGCGAGGGCGCCGAGATACGGACCCACCGCAGCACGCCCTTCTGCGTGCCGGTAGGCGTCGGGCCGGGCAGCCCCGCGCCGCTCGGCCTGTCCCTCTCGGAGGGCGGGGCCGCCAACTTCGCCCTCTACAGCAGGAGCGCCAAGGGCGTCGTGCTCTGCCTCTACggccgtggcggcggcggcggcggcaagccCGCTCTTGAGATCGAGCTCGACCCCTACGTCAACCGGACGGGCCACGTCTGGCACGTCTCGCTGAAGAGCGTGGAGGGGTACGGCAGCTACGGCTTCCGGTGCGGGCTGTTCGGCATGGGCCACCCATTGTTGGATCCGTATGCCAAGGTGATCGGTGACCTGGTTGCTGCCAATCCCCTTCATGTGAAGGGGGTCACTGCGCCGTCTATGAGTTGCCTAGGATCGTTGGCGATTCCACCGAGCTACAATTGGGGCAGGGACAAGCGCCCATGCTTGCCATTGGAGAAGCTGGTGGTGTACCGGGCAAATgtggccttgttcaccaaggaCAAGTCGAGCGGTCTGCCGGACAATGTTGCCGGTACTTTCTCCGGGGTGACTGCAAAGATAGAGCACTTTAGGAGTCTCGGTTTCAATGCCGTTTTGCTGGAACCAGTGTTCCAATTCGATCAGGTGAAGGGCCCTTACTTCCCGTACCATTTCTTTTCACCAATGGACTCGTATGGCGGTGAAGGCTCCAGTGCTTCAGCTATCACGGCTATGAAGGATATGGTCAAGGCAATGCACAGAAATGGAATAGAGGTCCTCTTGGAGGTTGTTTTTACACATACTGCTGAAGGAGAAGCAGATGGTCAGATGATATCGATCAGTGGCATTGACAATTCCTCGTATTACATTGCTGATGAGATTGCTGGATGCAAATCGAGTATACTGAATTGCAATTCTCCAGTGACTCAGAATCTGATTTTGGACAGCCTCCGCCATTGGGTGATTGATTTCCATGTTGATGGGTTTTGCTTCATCAATGCCCCTTTCCTGGTCAGGGGTCCACGTGGTGAATATCTTTCTCGACCGCCCCTTCTTGAATCTATTGCTTTCGACCCGGTTCTTTCCAAGACAAAGATCATTGCAGATCCTTGGTCTCCACTCGGCATATCTAACGTGCAGTTTCCATTCCCTCACTGGAAAAGATGGGCTGAGATGAACACAAGGTTCTCCATTGATGTGCGCAATTTTTTGAAGGGAGAAGCTCTTATTAGTGATCTTGCTACGCGTTTGTGTGGTAGCGGGGACCTATTTTCCAACAGAGGCCCGGCATTTTCTTTCAATTATGTATCCAGGAATTCAGGGCTTACTCTTGTTGATTTGGTGAGTTTCAGCAATGGGGATCTTGCTTCTGAGTCGAGCTGGAATTGTGGTGAAGAAGGACCGTCGGAGGACAGTGTAGTTCTTCAGAAGAGGCTAAGGCAGATAAGGAATTTCATATTTATTCTCTTTGTTTCACTTGGTATTCCAATCCTGAACATGGGAGATGAATGCGGGCACTCCTCTGCTGGTTCGACATCATACAAGGATAGAGTTCCTCTAAACTGGAAGGCCTTGAAGACCAGTTTTGTTAAGGAAGTTACTGGATTCATTTCATTTCTAGCTGCACTCAGGAGTCGGCGAGGGGACATTTTTCAGAGAAGAGAATTCCTCAAACTGGAAAACATAAGTTGGCATGGGAACAATCTATCTGAACCACGATGGGAGGATCCTACTAGCAAGTTTCTTTGCATGCATATAATCGCAGAAAATGATGTTAATACACCAGAGTTAACCAAAGGTGACTTGTACATATGTTTCAATGCAAATGAGGAACCAGCAAGTGCTACATTACCTGCTCCTGCAGAAGGATCTGTGTGGCTACGTTTGGTTGATACATCACTTGCGCTTCCAGGTTTCTTTACAGCCGAGTCTAATCTGAAAGTACACCAAGTGCTAGGATATTCATCTTATGAAGTAAAAGCGCACAGTTGTGTTTTATTTGAATCAAAGAGGGATCTCCCCCAGTTTCTCTGA